One genomic window of Halobellus limi includes the following:
- a CDS encoding ABC transporter ATP-binding protein, which yields MDTAVHLDGITKRFPGVVANDDVDLAVERGTVHALLGENGAGKTTLMNVLYGLYRPTSGQVFVDDTERRFDSPREAIDAGIGMIHQHFMLVDPMTVTENITLGNEPRKWGGLTVDRAAARDAVVDLSERYGFDVDPDARVEDVSVGEQQRVEILKALYRGADVLILDEPTAVLTPQEVEELFEVLEELTDQGKTIIFITHKLGEAMRAADEITVLRDGRNVGTVDADGTTREDLAELMVGREVLLDVDRPPTETGEVVAAASNLVVEDDRGVRAVDDVSLDVRAGEVFGIAGVDGNGQSELVEALTGLSAPESGRIEFLGEDVTDTSRRRRIESGMAYIPEDRQERGLVMDFDLVENALLGSQHSPELGPNGRIDWSATREHAESIIEEYDVRPPNPDSTSESLSGGNQQKFIVGREFSRDPELVVAAHPTRGVDVGSIEFIHERLLELRERGVAIVLVSSKLEEVQGLSDRLAVMYEGEFIDVVDPGETTEEELGLLMAGERPTEGGTDGRERQAEPGSTDAPNGGERA from the coding sequence ATGGATACAGCCGTCCACCTCGACGGGATCACCAAACGGTTCCCGGGTGTCGTAGCGAACGACGACGTGGACCTCGCCGTCGAGCGCGGGACTGTGCACGCCCTCCTCGGCGAGAACGGTGCGGGGAAGACGACGCTTATGAACGTCCTCTACGGACTCTACAGACCGACGTCGGGGCAGGTGTTCGTCGACGACACCGAACGGCGGTTCGACTCGCCGCGGGAGGCCATCGACGCCGGCATCGGGATGATCCACCAGCACTTTATGCTGGTCGACCCGATGACCGTCACCGAGAACATCACGCTCGGCAACGAACCGCGAAAGTGGGGCGGCCTCACCGTCGACCGGGCGGCCGCTCGCGACGCCGTCGTCGACCTCTCGGAGCGCTACGGCTTCGACGTCGACCCCGACGCCCGGGTCGAGGACGTCTCCGTCGGCGAGCAACAGCGCGTCGAGATCCTCAAGGCGCTCTACCGCGGCGCGGACGTGCTGATCCTCGACGAGCCGACGGCCGTGTTGACGCCGCAGGAGGTCGAAGAGCTGTTCGAGGTGCTCGAAGAGCTGACAGACCAGGGCAAGACGATCATTTTCATCACGCACAAACTGGGCGAGGCGATGCGCGCGGCCGACGAGATCACCGTCCTCAGAGACGGCCGCAACGTCGGCACCGTCGACGCCGACGGGACGACACGCGAGGACCTCGCGGAACTGATGGTCGGGCGGGAGGTCTTGCTCGACGTCGATCGGCCGCCGACGGAGACCGGCGAGGTCGTCGCCGCGGCGTCGAACCTCGTCGTCGAGGACGACCGGGGCGTCCGCGCGGTCGACGACGTCTCGCTCGACGTTCGAGCGGGCGAGGTGTTCGGCATCGCGGGCGTCGACGGCAACGGCCAGTCGGAACTCGTCGAGGCGCTGACGGGGCTTTCGGCCCCCGAATCGGGCCGGATCGAGTTCCTCGGTGAGGACGTCACCGACACCTCCCGACGCCGACGCATCGAATCCGGGATGGCGTACATCCCCGAGGACAGACAGGAGCGCGGGCTCGTGATGGACTTCGACCTCGTGGAGAACGCGCTGTTGGGGAGCCAACACAGCCCCGAACTCGGCCCCAACGGTCGCATCGACTGGTCGGCCACGAGGGAGCACGCCGAGTCGATCATCGAGGAGTACGACGTGCGGCCGCCGAACCCGGATTCGACCTCGGAGTCGCTCTCCGGGGGGAACCAGCAGAAGTTCATCGTCGGCCGGGAGTTCTCGCGGGACCCCGAACTCGTCGTCGCGGCGCACCCGACCCGCGGCGTCGACGTCGGTTCGATCGAGTTCATCCACGAGCGACTGCTGGAACTCCGCGAACGGGGGGTCGCGATCGTCCTCGTCTCCTCGAAACTGGAGGAGGTCCAGGGGCTCTCCGATCGCCTCGCCGTGATGTACGAGGGCGAGTTCATCGACGTGGTCGACCCCGGGGAGACGACCGAGGAGGAACTGGGACTGCTGATGGCCGGCGAGCGTCCGACGGAGGGCGGGACAGACGGACGCGAGCGGCAGGCCGAACCCGGGTCGACGGACGCGCCGAACGGCGGTGAGCGCGCGTGA
- a CDS encoding ABC transporter permease: MSVRDRAREVLERLAGASATERVLISTASLVLSILVGAVLVLVAGRMTTCTAGEAVYYFGTGFCYDPVVVFDRLFLGALGDPFSGGWSPDGQFSVTLRETTLLLFTGLSVALAFRAGIFNIGTQGQMVVGGMATAVLVLWASSLVSGVVGTFLLVPFGVLVGAVFGGLYGAIPGFLKAYADANEVITTIMLNFIATGVTLYLVSGAFKDPESAANQTVPLPEYAQFPTVLFGGRQDFSLVALFFGVVAVGALYYLLEHTAFGYDVRTSGIQPDAAEYGGVDAARTIVASLTLSGALGGVAGAMYVMMILGSFQSGVPSYGFDGITVSILAGNNPLGVGFAALLFGVLKSGTTVVQFATDVPPQLVGVLRGLIILFVAMPEFFRLVGKRVTDTGSKVVATDGGAPGGDDDE, encoded by the coding sequence GTGAGCGTCCGCGACCGGGCTCGGGAGGTCCTCGAACGGCTGGCGGGGGCGTCGGCGACCGAGCGGGTCCTCATCAGCACCGCGTCGCTCGTGCTCTCGATCCTCGTCGGCGCCGTCCTCGTCCTCGTCGCCGGGCGGATGACGACGTGCACGGCGGGCGAGGCCGTCTACTACTTCGGGACCGGCTTCTGCTACGACCCCGTCGTCGTCTTCGATCGGCTGTTCCTCGGGGCGCTCGGCGACCCCTTCAGCGGCGGCTGGTCGCCGGACGGCCAGTTCTCGGTGACGCTCCGGGAGACGACGCTTCTGCTCTTCACGGGGCTCTCAGTGGCGCTGGCATTCCGCGCGGGCATCTTCAACATCGGCACCCAGGGCCAGATGGTCGTCGGCGGGATGGCCACTGCGGTCCTCGTGCTCTGGGCGTCCTCGCTCGTCTCGGGCGTCGTCGGGACGTTCCTCCTGGTCCCGTTCGGGGTGCTCGTCGGCGCGGTGTTCGGTGGGCTCTACGGGGCGATCCCCGGGTTCCTGAAGGCCTACGCCGACGCCAACGAGGTGATCACGACGATTATGCTCAACTTCATCGCGACCGGGGTCACGCTGTATCTCGTCAGCGGGGCGTTCAAAGACCCCGAGAGCGCGGCGAACCAGACCGTCCCGTTACCGGAGTACGCCCAGTTCCCCACGGTGCTCTTCGGCGGCCGGCAGGACTTCTCGCTCGTCGCGCTGTTCTTCGGCGTCGTCGCCGTCGGCGCGCTCTACTACCTGCTCGAACACACGGCCTTCGGCTACGACGTCCGGACGAGCGGCATCCAGCCCGACGCCGCGGAGTACGGCGGCGTCGACGCCGCCCGGACCATCGTCGCGAGCCTGACGCTGTCGGGCGCGCTCGGGGGCGTCGCCGGCGCGATGTACGTGATGATGATCCTCGGATCCTTCCAGTCCGGCGTCCCCTCCTACGGCTTCGACGGCATCACCGTCTCGATCCTCGCCGGCAACAACCCGCTCGGCGTCGGGTTCGCGGCGCTGCTGTTCGGCGTCCTCAAGAGCGGGACGACGGTCGTCCAGTTCGCGACCGACGTCCCGCCGCAACTGGTCGGCGTCCTCCGCGGGCTGATCATCCTCTTCGTGGCGATGCCGGAGTTCTTCCGACTCGTCGGAAAGCGGGTGACCGACACGGGGTCGAAGGTCGTCGCGACCGACGGCGGCGCGCCCGGGGGTGACGACGATGAGTGA
- a CDS encoding geranylgeranyl reductase family protein: protein MSTSHEYDVVVVGAGTAGCYAAATVAREGLDVAIVERKPAEEAGHIACGDALKGADAFPESIPKSQIEGSFTNTGVDHGRFEIPQEDTVLDIPVPGELAVIDRWEYGRLIIEGAENAGADLHYDTVVQDVLQDDDGTVTGVRGKRNGDVVEFAADVVVDGAGSLSILQDKTDFSNSRFDTNVSYSQFCSAYREIVEVPEPVEWDDALVFKPTERAAGYLWYFPRTETTINAGLGFQMNEEPMKLVDDLKRDLRDRPEFEGAEVKDKLGAALPTRRPYDSAVADGFLAVGDAAGHVNPTTGGGIAGAAYAGTYAGEQAVRAIADGDVSEGSLWRYNERVMDHFGARYAGLDVYNVLSTAVDVDDLMGLLASLPGEKLAEALYSGTTSFGPTLLAKTAKDSFGYWGQILNFYKTKSLADDLMEHYARYPRRPEALDVWQEQRDALMDDIYAVTGAEPKY, encoded by the coding sequence ATGAGTACCTCCCACGAGTACGACGTCGTCGTCGTCGGCGCGGGGACGGCCGGCTGCTACGCGGCGGCCACCGTCGCCCGCGAGGGTCTCGACGTCGCGATCGTCGAGCGGAAACCCGCCGAGGAAGCCGGGCACATCGCCTGCGGCGACGCGCTGAAGGGCGCGGACGCGTTCCCCGAATCGATCCCGAAGTCACAGATCGAGGGCTCCTTCACGAACACGGGCGTCGATCACGGCCGCTTCGAGATTCCCCAGGAGGACACGGTCCTCGACATTCCCGTCCCCGGCGAACTCGCCGTCATCGACCGCTGGGAGTACGGTCGGCTGATCATCGAGGGCGCGGAGAACGCCGGCGCCGACCTCCACTACGACACGGTCGTCCAGGACGTCCTCCAGGACGACGACGGCACCGTCACGGGCGTCCGCGGCAAGCGGAACGGCGACGTCGTCGAGTTCGCGGCCGACGTCGTCGTCGACGGCGCGGGCTCGCTGTCGATTCTCCAGGACAAGACCGACTTCTCGAACTCCCGCTTCGACACGAACGTCTCCTACTCGCAGTTCTGTTCGGCCTACCGGGAGATCGTCGAGGTGCCCGAGCCCGTCGAGTGGGACGACGCCTTGGTCTTCAAGCCGACCGAGCGGGCGGCGGGGTACCTCTGGTACTTCCCGCGGACGGAGACGACGATCAACGCCGGCCTCGGCTTCCAGATGAACGAGGAGCCGATGAAGCTCGTCGACGACCTGAAGCGGGACCTCCGGGACCGCCCCGAGTTCGAGGGCGCGGAGGTGAAAGACAAACTCGGCGCGGCGCTCCCGACGCGCCGACCCTACGACTCGGCGGTCGCGGACGGCTTCCTCGCCGTCGGCGACGCCGCCGGCCACGTCAACCCCACCACCGGTGGCGGGATCGCCGGCGCGGCCTACGCCGGCACGTACGCCGGCGAACAGGCCGTCCGCGCCATCGCCGACGGCGACGTCAGCGAGGGATCGCTGTGGCGCTACAACGAGCGTGTGATGGACCACTTCGGCGCGCGCTACGCCGGCCTCGACGTCTACAACGTCCTCTCGACCGCCGTCGACGTGGACGACCTGATGGGGCTTCTGGCCTCGCTCCCGGGCGAAAAACTCGCCGAGGCGCTGTACTCCGGGACGACGTCGTTCGGCCCGACGCTGCTGGCGAAGACGGCGAAGGACTCCTTCGGCTACTGGGGGCAGATCCTGAACTTCTATAAGACGAAGAGCCTCGCGGACGACCTGATGGAGCACTACGCGCGCTACCCGCGCCGGCCCGAGGCGCTCGACGTCTGGCAGGAGCAGCGCGACGCCCTGATGGACGACATCTACGCGGTCACCGGCGCGGAGCCGAAGTACTGA
- a CDS encoding endonuclease/exonuclease/phosphatase family protein: MASVTDAPPPAIQRDEETLSSALDEAIPPRIYDRNLLIATWNVRAFGGLTRKWVADADDSPTRDLQSIRVIGEIIRRFDVVALQEVRGDLEALRETLAFLGSDWGLILTDVTRGAPGNDERLGFLFDQRKVQIGGLAAELVVPREELDDIGPDALQRQFARTPYAVSFRCGDESFVLVTLHVLYGDSATERTGELRAIAAWLDRWARDSDAWDHNLIALGDFNIDRMGDERYDAFTSTGLHVPADLHRVPRTLFSDPEDPNKQKFYDQIAWFTEADSRPALSLAHERSGYFDFRDVALPRRDLSDFQLSWRISDHYPLWSEFSL, encoded by the coding sequence ATGGCCTCGGTCACGGACGCGCCGCCGCCAGCGATTCAGCGCGACGAGGAAACCCTCTCCTCGGCCCTCGACGAGGCAATTCCGCCCCGCATATACGACCGGAACCTCCTGATCGCGACGTGGAACGTCCGCGCGTTCGGCGGCCTCACCCGAAAGTGGGTGGCCGACGCCGACGATAGCCCGACGCGGGATTTGCAGTCGATTCGGGTCATCGGCGAGATAATCCGGCGCTTCGACGTCGTGGCCCTGCAGGAAGTCCGGGGCGACCTCGAGGCGCTCCGCGAGACGCTCGCATTTCTCGGCTCGGACTGGGGGCTGATTTTGACTGACGTCACACGGGGCGCGCCCGGTAACGACGAGCGCCTCGGTTTTCTCTTCGACCAGCGAAAGGTCCAGATCGGCGGTCTCGCTGCCGAACTGGTGGTGCCCCGCGAGGAACTGGACGATATCGGTCCAGACGCCCTCCAGCGGCAGTTCGCCCGCACGCCGTACGCAGTGAGCTTCCGCTGTGGCGACGAGAGCTTCGTGCTCGTGACGCTTCACGTGCTCTACGGCGACTCCGCGACCGAACGGACCGGAGAGCTCCGAGCCATCGCAGCGTGGCTCGACCGATGGGCCCGGGACAGCGACGCGTGGGACCACAACCTCATCGCGCTGGGGGATTTCAACATCGACCGGATGGGCGACGAGCGCTACGACGCGTTCACCTCCACCGGGCTGCACGTTCCGGCGGACCTCCATCGGGTCCCGCGAACGCTGTTCAGCGATCCGGAGGACCCGAACAAGCAGAAGTTCTACGACCAGATCGCGTGGTTCACGGAGGCCGACAGTCGCCCCGCGCTCTCCCTCGCACACGAGCGGAGTGGCTACTTCGACTTCAGGGACGTCGCGCTCCCTCGTCGCGATCTGAGCGACTTTCAGCTCTCCTGGCGGATCTCCGATCATTACCCACTCTGGTCAGAGTTCAGCCTCTGA
- a CDS encoding GMC oxidoreductase — translation MVAESYDAVVVGAGGDGPVAAWKLGEAGLSVLLLEAGPFYGNEQWPKPNEESGGEASSSTADLSGDLLDEQFTTREFEMINKLLFGPADHERGFWFRKFPGDGAILQCAGVGGTTLHYTGCHPRAYPASIDEQGHWPIDYADLLPYYREVEKLCEVTPAPVTAKEELFFRGAARAGWEFVDDHNVTEPGYRPQPNAIRPPDAKLHVDGGYDGGFTYPDVRGDTLALGNIAGNPHPRGAPYEEKAKRASNVSFVPAALRTGNVTIRPNAFATDVRTETPLGDSPAATGVAFRDTWTGRTESVEAEVVILAAGAIETPRLWLNADLPRNEWVGRGLTIHFGDNVMGLWDGTDLEGILGKRTIDQHQGQDIAARFDYPGLGMLQTVGTGPGIGAILGFGASASGFAFQNDPDDAPWDTMGRLAGAELKRLLSDYRRMLQILVVSDDRPHQRNGVTVSEALSDEHGPIPLVNYEPSRGDRQRRDELAEIAAEILREAGAAHVHRSDSPPTALHVHSTMRMGKVVDEACEAYDVDRLFVADHSALSNGVGGANPTNTGQALAARTADRILERYF, via the coding sequence ATGGTCGCCGAGAGCTACGATGCGGTGGTTGTCGGCGCAGGTGGTGACGGTCCGGTCGCGGCCTGGAAACTCGGAGAGGCCGGCCTGTCCGTGCTCCTCCTCGAGGCGGGGCCGTTCTACGGCAACGAGCAGTGGCCCAAGCCCAACGAGGAATCCGGCGGCGAAGCCTCCTCGAGTACAGCCGATTTGAGCGGTGATCTGCTGGACGAGCAGTTCACCACCCGCGAGTTCGAGATGATAAACAAGCTGCTCTTCGGCCCGGCGGACCACGAGCGGGGCTTCTGGTTCCGAAAGTTTCCGGGCGACGGCGCTATCCTCCAGTGTGCGGGCGTCGGCGGGACGACCCTCCACTACACCGGCTGTCATCCGCGGGCCTATCCCGCGTCCATCGACGAGCAGGGCCACTGGCCTATCGATTACGCCGACCTGCTCCCCTACTACCGGGAGGTCGAGAAACTGTGCGAGGTGACGCCCGCGCCCGTCACCGCCAAGGAGGAGCTGTTCTTCCGCGGTGCCGCCCGCGCCGGGTGGGAGTTCGTCGACGACCACAACGTCACCGAGCCGGGCTACCGCCCCCAGCCGAACGCCATCAGACCGCCCGATGCGAAGCTTCACGTGGACGGCGGATACGATGGGGGCTTCACCTACCCGGACGTCCGGGGCGACACGCTGGCGCTGGGGAACATCGCCGGGAATCCCCACCCGCGTGGGGCACCCTACGAAGAGAAGGCGAAGCGGGCGAGCAACGTCAGTTTCGTGCCCGCGGCGCTGCGCACGGGCAACGTGACGATTCGGCCGAACGCCTTCGCCACGGACGTTCGGACCGAAACTCCCCTGGGCGATTCACCCGCGGCGACTGGCGTCGCCTTCCGAGACACGTGGACCGGACGCACGGAGTCCGTCGAGGCGGAGGTGGTCATCCTCGCTGCGGGGGCCATCGAGACGCCGCGGCTGTGGCTGAACGCAGACCTCCCGCGGAACGAGTGGGTGGGTCGCGGGCTGACTATCCATTTCGGGGACAACGTGATGGGGCTGTGGGACGGCACCGACCTCGAAGGAATCCTCGGCAAGCGGACGATCGACCAGCATCAGGGACAAGACATCGCCGCCCGGTTCGATTACCCCGGCCTCGGTATGCTCCAGACGGTCGGCACCGGTCCCGGCATCGGTGCGATCCTCGGATTCGGTGCCAGCGCGTCCGGGTTCGCGTTCCAGAACGACCCCGACGACGCTCCCTGGGACACGATGGGGCGACTCGCGGGAGCGGAACTCAAGCGCCTCCTTTCCGATTACCGACGGATGCTCCAGATCCTCGTCGTGAGTGACGATCGTCCCCACCAGCGCAACGGCGTCACCGTCTCGGAGGCGCTGTCGGACGAGCACGGGCCGATTCCGCTCGTGAACTACGAGCCCAGTCGGGGCGACCGGCAGCGTCGCGACGAACTCGCCGAGATCGCCGCCGAAATCCTGCGCGAAGCCGGCGCCGCACACGTCCACCGCTCCGATTCTCCGCCCACGGCACTTCACGTTCACAGCACGATGCGTATGGGGAAGGTGGTCGACGAGGCCTGCGAGGCGTACGACGTCGACCGGTTGTTCGTCGCCGACCACTCCGCACTGTCCAACGGCGTCGGTGGTGCGAACCCGACCAACACGGGGCAGGCACTCGCTGCTCGAACGGCCGACAGGATCCTCGAACGATACTTCTGA
- a CDS encoding DUF5995 family protein, which translates to MTAGVRTYTPTRAELRAVARALRKRVGQGDWVPVESHRKGPPDDRLLQTMADPFRSVDDVLDRLGEAEAYLRQRSDRRSVFLTVYTEMTATVKRGIESGTFESPAWVRDYLVAFAERYRTALLGAERGELATIPPAWRLAFQASASGETLFLQDALLGVNAHINHDLAYSLCDVGIDPDRRAKHRDHDRINDVLRQLVDVVQRAMADIYDAGGYAHADEWLASVDETVTYVGLSEARSLAWRNAVLIVDTRWPPVERFVDWRIRAISTGVGYLLLTPSVDPAVLRTLRHLERETLPLTSLEATFRQRVGDVKLDIE; encoded by the coding sequence ATGACGGCCGGCGTTCGCACCTACACACCGACGCGCGCCGAGCTGCGGGCCGTGGCCCGTGCACTCCGTAAGCGCGTCGGTCAGGGTGACTGGGTGCCCGTCGAATCTCACCGGAAGGGCCCCCCCGACGACCGTCTGCTCCAGACGATGGCCGATCCCTTCCGGTCCGTCGACGACGTTCTCGACCGCCTCGGCGAGGCGGAGGCATACCTCCGCCAGCGCTCCGACCGTCGGTCAGTGTTCCTGACCGTTTACACGGAAATGACGGCGACCGTCAAGCGCGGCATCGAATCCGGAACGTTCGAGTCTCCCGCGTGGGTCCGCGACTACCTCGTCGCTTTCGCGGAGCGGTACCGAACGGCGCTGCTCGGGGCCGAGCGTGGTGAGCTAGCTACCATTCCTCCAGCCTGGCGGCTCGCCTTTCAGGCCTCGGCGAGCGGCGAGACGCTGTTCCTGCAGGACGCGTTGCTCGGGGTCAACGCCCACATCAATCACGACCTGGCGTACTCGCTCTGTGACGTCGGAATCGACCCGGACAGGCGGGCGAAACACCGGGACCACGACAGAATCAACGACGTCCTCCGCCAGCTGGTGGACGTCGTCCAGCGTGCAATGGCTGACATCTACGACGCAGGCGGTTACGCCCACGCCGACGAGTGGCTCGCTTCCGTCGACGAGACCGTCACCTACGTGGGGCTCTCCGAGGCCCGGTCGCTGGCGTGGCGCAACGCGGTGCTCATAGTCGACACGCGGTGGCCGCCGGTGGAACGCTTCGTCGACTGGCGAATCCGTGCGATCTCGACCGGTGTCGGGTACCTCTTGCTCACCCCCAGCGTCGATCCGGCCGTGCTGAGAACGCTCCGCCACCTCGAGCGGGAGACCCTCCCGCTGACGTCGCTCGAAGCGACGTTTCGACAGCGAGTCGGCGACGTGAAACTGGATATCGAGTGA
- a CDS encoding HhH-GPD family protein → MTDEEGDRTGGVEGIESGAVDVDAVREALVSWYEDDHRAFPWRETDDPYEILVSEVMSQQTQLDRVVDAWHDFLDRWPTAESLAAADRSDVVAFWSGHSLGYNNRAKYLHEAANQVREEYDGEFPRTPEELSELMGVGPYTANAVASFAFNNGEAVVDTNVKRVLYRAFDVEDDDAAFERVAAALMPEGESRVWNNAIMELGGVACGKTPRCDEAGCPWRQRCHAYETGDFTAPDVPTQPDFEGSRRQMRGRVISALKEYDELSLDDLGPRVRVDYAPDGTYGREWLRELCSDLADDGLVELRGRDGQTVARLRR, encoded by the coding sequence ATGACCGACGAGGAGGGGGACCGGACCGGCGGCGTCGAGGGCATCGAAAGCGGAGCGGTCGACGTCGACGCCGTCCGCGAGGCGCTCGTCTCGTGGTACGAGGACGATCACCGAGCGTTCCCCTGGCGCGAGACCGACGACCCCTACGAGATCCTGGTCTCGGAGGTGATGAGCCAACAGACGCAACTCGACCGCGTCGTCGACGCCTGGCACGACTTCCTCGACCGCTGGCCGACCGCCGAGTCGCTCGCCGCCGCCGACCGCTCGGACGTCGTCGCGTTCTGGAGCGGCCACTCGCTGGGCTACAACAACCGCGCGAAGTACCTCCACGAGGCCGCGAACCAGGTGAGAGAGGAGTACGACGGCGAGTTCCCGCGCACGCCGGAGGAACTCTCCGAACTGATGGGCGTCGGGCCCTACACCGCCAACGCGGTGGCCTCGTTCGCGTTCAACAACGGCGAGGCCGTCGTCGACACGAACGTCAAGCGGGTGCTCTACCGCGCCTTCGACGTCGAGGACGACGACGCGGCCTTCGAGCGCGTCGCGGCCGCGCTGATGCCCGAGGGGGAGTCCCGCGTCTGGAACAACGCGATCATGGAACTCGGCGGCGTCGCCTGCGGGAAGACGCCGCGCTGTGACGAGGCGGGGTGCCCCTGGCGACAGCGGTGTCACGCCTACGAGACGGGCGACTTCACCGCCCCCGACGTCCCGACGCAACCGGATTTCGAGGGCAGTCGCCGGCAGATGCGAGGGCGCGTGATTTCGGCCCTGAAGGAGTACGACGAACTGTCCCTGGACGACTTGGGGCCGCGGGTCAGAGTCGACTACGCGCCGGACGGCACGTACGGACGCGAGTGGCTCCGGGAACTGTGCTCGGACCTGGCGGACGACGGCCTCGTCGAGCTACGCGGGCGAGACGGGCAGACGGTCGCTCGGCTCCGTCGATAG
- a CDS encoding BolA family protein, which yields MDTDEVERRIEAEIPDAEAEVTLPRVPDEDHEDAHFAAVIVSPAFEGKTLVQQHQMVYDALGDAMTTEIHALEMQTYTPEEYRERS from the coding sequence ATGGACACAGACGAGGTCGAACGACGCATCGAGGCCGAGATTCCGGACGCCGAGGCCGAGGTCACGCTCCCGCGCGTCCCCGACGAGGACCACGAGGACGCGCACTTCGCCGCCGTCATCGTCTCGCCCGCCTTCGAGGGGAAGACGCTCGTCCAGCAGCACCAGATGGTCTACGACGCGCTCGGCGACGCGATGACGACCGAGATTCACGCCCTGGAGATGCAGACGTACACGCCCGAGGAGTACCGCGAGCGGAGCTGA
- a CDS encoding potassium channel family protein, protein MNAWRRRVVGYTAFLATVMLLTAVSYQYGMRVYEDDPVTLLHSLQVVVEMFTTTGFGGDSPWTSPQMNAFIIVMDLVGMALLIGALPVLATPFLEDAFSTTVPTALEDALEDHVVICSYTSRADALTAELDSLEVPYVIVEPDRTQAAELYENGKRVIRADPESTDGLAGARLSEARALVADGDDQVDASIVLAARELAEDVSILSVVEEPDRAKYHRLAGADQVLSPRSLLGESLAAKVTTALTAEIDEAIEIGDDFELAEVPVHHGSSLVGTTLAESGIREKTGVNVIGAWFHGEFTARLSPGDELSAGTVLFVSGHPDQLEQLLGMTQAGLRQFGTGKTIVVGHGQVGQTVTAALERAGVPSTTVDRAEAEGVDVVGDATEPETLVEAGIDEARTVVLALPDDTTTEFATLVIRDMAPETEIIARVEEAPSIPKTFRAGGDYVLSLATVTGRMIASRVLQDRDVLSLDQQVEVVRMGAPKVAGRTIGDVDIRARTGATVVAIERDDDVLTDVGPDTRIGTDDRLVVAGTDESVREFERMFG, encoded by the coding sequence GTGAACGCGTGGAGACGTCGCGTCGTCGGGTACACCGCGTTTCTCGCGACAGTGATGCTCCTGACCGCGGTCTCCTACCAGTACGGGATGCGGGTGTACGAGGACGATCCGGTCACCCTCCTACACTCGCTGCAGGTCGTCGTCGAGATGTTCACCACGACCGGGTTCGGCGGGGACTCGCCGTGGACGAGCCCCCAGATGAACGCGTTCATCATCGTGATGGACCTCGTCGGGATGGCGCTCCTGATCGGGGCGCTGCCGGTCCTGGCGACGCCGTTCCTGGAAGACGCGTTCTCGACGACGGTCCCCACGGCCCTGGAGGACGCCCTCGAGGACCACGTCGTGATCTGTTCGTACACCTCGCGGGCCGACGCTCTCACCGCCGAGCTCGATTCGCTGGAGGTGCCGTACGTGATCGTCGAACCGGACCGAACGCAGGCCGCAGAGCTGTACGAGAACGGGAAACGCGTGATCAGAGCGGATCCCGAATCGACCGACGGATTAGCGGGGGCGAGGCTGTCGGAGGCTCGGGCGCTCGTCGCGGACGGCGACGACCAGGTGGACGCGAGCATCGTCCTGGCCGCGAGGGAACTCGCCGAGGACGTCTCGATCCTCAGTGTCGTCGAGGAGCCGGACCGCGCGAAGTACCACCGGCTGGCGGGGGCCGATCAGGTCCTCTCGCCGCGCTCGCTGCTCGGGGAGAGTCTCGCGGCCAAAGTGACGACGGCGCTGACGGCCGAGATCGACGAGGCGATCGAGATCGGCGACGATTTCGAGCTCGCCGAGGTGCCGGTCCACCACGGGAGCAGTCTCGTGGGGACGACGCTGGCAGAAAGCGGAATCCGCGAGAAGACCGGAGTCAACGTGATCGGAGCGTGGTTCCACGGGGAGTTCACGGCCAGGCTCTCGCCGGGCGACGAACTGTCGGCCGGTACCGTATTGTTCGTCTCGGGCCATCCGGATCAACTGGAGCAACTCCTCGGAATGACGCAGGCCGGGCTCCGGCAGTTCGGCACGGGAAAGACGATCGTCGTCGGCCACGGACAGGTGGGACAGACCGTCACCGCAGCCCTCGAACGGGCGGGGGTCCCGTCCACGACCGTCGACCGGGCCGAAGCGGAGGGAGTGGACGTCGTCGGCGACGCGACCGAGCCCGAAACGCTCGTCGAGGCCGGGATCGACGAGGCGCGGACGGTGGTGCTCGCGCTCCCCGACGACACGACGACGGAGTTCGCGACGCTGGTGATCCGGGATATGGCGCCCGAAACCGAGATCATCGCCCGCGTCGAGGAGGCGCCCAGCATCCCGAAGACGTTCCGCGCCGGCGGGGATTACGTCCTCTCGCTGGCGACGGTCACGGGGCGGATGATCGCCTCGCGGGTGCTGCAGGACCGGGACGTGCTCTCTCTGGACCAGCAGGTGGAGGTCGTTCGGATGGGAGCGCCGAAGGTCGCCGGACGGACGATCGGCGACGTCGACATCCGCGCTCGAACCGGAGCCACCGTCGTCGCCATCGAGCGCGACGACGACGTCCTGACCGACGTCGGGCCGGACACCCGAATCGGGACGGACGACAGGCTGGTCGTCGCCGGCACGGACGAGAGCGTGCGGGAGTTCGAGCGGATGTTCGGCTAA